CGCCTTTCTCAGGCTCGTCTGACTTTTGACCATAAGCATCCCTCAATTTTAGCGCAGCGCTCCGTTCTCAGCGCGTTATTTGTGCAGTCCGCTCACCGCCTCTGGTTGCACGGGGGACCCACTCTGACGACTAGCATCTTGATACAGCAGATTTGGATTTTGGGCATGAAAAGATTGATCAAATTGGCGATCCGACAATGTGTGACCTGTCAACGGGTTAAGCCACAATTTGCTCACCAACTAACGGGCGACCTGCCTGCTGACCGAGTACAGTCGGGACGACGACCTTTTTCGATACCCTTGATGACGCGGGTCCGGCCCAGGTCTGCACTACGAAAGGTCGCGAGCACGAGTCTTACAAGAGTTACATAGCGGTCTTCGTCTGTTTTTCTACGCGAGCCATCCACCTTGAACTTGTGAGTGATCTGATTACCGCGTCGTTCATTTGTGCATATCGTCGATTTGTGTGTAGGCGTGATGTCTGTCAGCGACTTCACAGTGACAACGCTACTAATTTTCATGGCGCAGATAATGAGCTCAAGGCTATGTTCCAGCGAGCCTCCGAATTTTATCGAAGGGTGGCGGCTCTCCTCGCGAATGATGACACTGATTGGAGTTTTATATCCCCAATTGCTCCCCATTACGAAGAGTTATGGGAAGCAGGAGTCAAGTCGGTGAAACACCACTTGAAAACAGTCATGGGCGAGCATACTCTGACCTTCGAAAAGTTGCCGACGGTTCTTGTTGAAATTGAGGCCTATCTCAATTCACGACCACTGGGTGCGCTAAGCTCCGATCCTGAGGGTCTCCATGCGTTGACACCATTCCACTTCCTAGGGGGAAGCACGTCGGCCGTATTCCCAGAGGACGATCTCTCGGACAAACCTAAGAACCGTTTAAGCCGGTTTTAGTTGCTACAGCGCATTCGAAATCAGTTCTGGAGACGTTGGTCCTCTGAGTATCTACTTCACTtgcaagaacaaaaaattgagagaGACTCACGAAAACTTTTGCATTGGGAGACTTGTCTTGGTCCGGGATGACAATCAGCCCCCGTTGAAGTGGCTGCTAGGAAGAATAATCGAACTCCACCCGGGTCCGGATAGCCTTGTGTGGGTGGTCACGATTAAAACTGCAACTACCACTCTACGGCGGCATACTTCTCGTCTATGCCCGCTACATCTTGGAGGTGGTGGCAAGGGTGCGTAGGGCGAGGTCGGAGGCGTGAGGATTCGTCCGTCGGACGAAAGCGGGCGGGACGTTCACgcaactttattattattatgttagTTTGCAATTTTATGACAGTGAATATCTTAGTTTTCGTTACATTCGTATGCTGTACCTATTTATCACGTATAAGGTGAAAAAGAGTCACAACAACAGATTTACTTCCTTATTTCACATTAAAATCAGTTCAACGTTATAGTGATTCAAATTACGTATTTATTGTATTGTCCGCGCCAGAAGTTCGCGGGCCGAGACTCGAAGTGTCTGTTACGTACGTTCGCTTGGCCAGTGAGGGCGCAGCGCAAATTAGTTAGTCTCGAGCGCTCAAATAGGTAGGACGTGTTCGGCTTTTCCTTCACCCACGCACGTCGATTATTCTGTTTCACGTAATTTTAGGATTTATGAGTTTGAGATTGGTCTAGGAAGACGCGGTTCACCCTCCGGTGATCAAAAGTGCCCGTCTCCGGGGTGAGCGTTAACGCAGCGACATATTGTCGCCCGAGCACTTCAGCGTTGGATCCTCGAGACGTCGGGACCACTGTTTGCACGGTTATGGGCTACCTTGACGCTCCCCATCACCCGCTTCCACGTTCGCGTCGGAAGTTGCGGTTTATGGTTTACTCATGAGTTTTTGAGGAGTTGGCTTAAGATTattgaatgatcattcaatCCAGTTGACAAGGAACGCACCAGCGACCGTATTATCTTGTCTTATGGTAATTCGATTTGCAGTTAATAAACATTTGACTTGCTTCGGCTTTGCTCTCTACCCCGTGAGGGTTTTTATGCCGAAGCAAGCATTTTGTCTTTCCCGCGAAGtcgtgttatttattgattcaCCCTTTCACTCACTCAGCCCGATTGGAGTTAGAGAAGAACTCTGGTCAAGCGactaaacaaataatattaataatgttACGTCCCAGCCGATAATTATGCCTGCACCCTCTCTGTATCGTAACCGACCGACGTGCAATTATCATAAGAAAACACACCGGCTCATACCATAGCCTTTAAGAACCATATGGATATAGTCTTGGTTATTATCTTGGTATGCAATGATCTCGCACGGACAATCGTTTATGTATCATGttcatttctttgttttatatCTTCAATTTTAACTCAGGCTCGCGAATTCTCACTGATCAAACTTAAGGAACGTGAGAGAAGACAGGACGAGCAGTTTAC
This region of Neodiprion fabricii isolate iyNeoFabr1 chromosome 7, iyNeoFabr1.1, whole genome shotgun sequence genomic DNA includes:
- the LOC124187033 gene encoding uncharacterized protein LOC124187033, which gives rise to MFQRASEFYRRVAALLANDDTDWSFISPIAPHYEELWEAGVKSVKHHLKTVMGEHTLTFEKLPTVLVEIEAYLNSRPLGALSSDPEGLHALTPFHFLGGSTSAVFPEDDLSDKPKNRLSRF